One Orrella dioscoreae genomic window carries:
- a CDS encoding LacI family DNA-binding transcriptional regulator: MKAKSITLHDVAREAGVSLITASRALSNPERVSAATIARVQAAVAATGYIPNLLAGGLKSRRSRTVAALVPIISVPQFLPTIQALTADLDREGYQLILGQTGYDHAREEALLAAMAGRRVDGIVVAGLLNDTVAARRLRDIGIPVVETWDLSAQPLDMVVGFSHHKVGAAVGDYFQAKGWPRVGLATGDDQRAAIRRAGFLSVIGHDVPTVTVPAPSNVASGRRACAALLAQDPSLRAIFCSADALAEGVMTEARVRGLRVPEDLAVCGFGGADFSAHLAPALTTVHVDGALIGTEAARVLMARLRGETVDAPVVDVGFRIVERASTAG; this comes from the coding sequence ATGAAAGCCAAGTCCATCACCCTGCATGACGTCGCCCGTGAAGCCGGTGTGTCGCTCATCACCGCCTCGCGCGCGCTCAGCAATCCCGAGCGCGTGTCCGCCGCGACGATCGCGCGCGTCCAGGCGGCCGTGGCGGCCACGGGCTACATCCCCAACCTGCTGGCAGGCGGGTTGAAGTCGCGGCGCAGCCGCACGGTGGCGGCCCTGGTGCCGATCATCTCGGTGCCGCAGTTCCTGCCCACCATCCAGGCCCTGACCGCCGACCTCGATCGCGAGGGCTACCAGCTCATCCTCGGCCAGACGGGCTATGACCACGCCCGCGAGGAAGCCCTGCTGGCCGCGATGGCGGGGCGGCGCGTGGATGGCATCGTCGTGGCGGGGCTGCTGAACGACACGGTGGCGGCACGTCGCCTGCGCGACATCGGCATCCCGGTCGTCGAGACCTGGGACCTCAGCGCCCAGCCGCTGGACATGGTGGTGGGCTTCTCGCATCACAAGGTGGGGGCCGCCGTGGGAGACTACTTCCAGGCCAAGGGATGGCCGCGCGTCGGCCTGGCCACGGGCGACGACCAGCGCGCGGCCATTCGCCGCGCGGGTTTCCTGTCGGTGATCGGCCACGACGTGCCCACCGTCACCGTGCCCGCGCCCAGCAACGTGGCGTCCGGGCGCCGCGCCTGCGCGGCACTGCTGGCGCAGGATCCTTCGCTGCGCGCCATCTTCTGCAGCGCCGATGCCCTGGCCGAAGGCGTGATGACGGAGGCGCGCGTGCGCGGCCTGCGCGTGCCGGAAGACCTGGCGGTTTGCGGTTTTGGCGGCGCGGATTTCTCGGCGCACCTGGCGCCTGCGCTGACCACCGTCCACGTGGACGGCGCCCTGATCGGCACCGAAGCCGCCCGCGTGCTGATGGCCCGCCTGCGCGGCGAAACCGTGGATGCGCCGGTCGTGGACGTGGGATTCCGCATCGTCGAGCGGGCGTCGACGGCGGGCTGA
- a CDS encoding LysR family transcriptional regulator, with the protein MDRWQAMRIAVKVADSGSFAQAARQLHLSPAAITRAVSALEDQLRARLFVRTTRSVKLTDAGSRYVEDCRRILADIDEAEAAAGGLHATPSGTLTLTAPILFGQMVVLPILHDYLAAYPAMRGRTLFLDRPVNLLEEDIDVAVRIGHLPDSGFTAIQVGSVRRVVCGAPAYFSRHGTPATPADLKDHRLIAPTGAWASSEWRFAGNQRITTDPWLQCNTNDVAIATALAGAGLTRVLHYQIGPALQAGQLQIVLAGFEEPALPIHVLYPEGRRASAKVKAFVDMAVTQLRAHPLLR; encoded by the coding sequence ATGGATCGCTGGCAGGCAATGCGCATTGCCGTCAAAGTCGCTGACAGCGGCAGCTTCGCGCAAGCTGCCCGCCAGCTGCACCTGAGCCCCGCCGCGATCACCCGCGCGGTGTCCGCGCTGGAAGACCAGCTGCGCGCGCGGCTTTTCGTGCGCACCACGCGTTCGGTCAAGCTGACCGACGCGGGCAGCCGCTATGTCGAGGATTGCCGGCGCATCCTGGCCGACATCGACGAAGCCGAGGCCGCGGCGGGCGGCCTGCACGCCACGCCTTCCGGCACCCTGACCCTGACCGCGCCCATCCTCTTCGGACAGATGGTCGTGCTGCCCATCCTGCACGACTATCTTGCCGCTTACCCGGCGATGCGCGGCAGGACGCTGTTCCTGGACCGCCCGGTGAACCTGCTGGAGGAAGACATCGACGTCGCGGTGCGCATCGGCCACCTGCCCGACTCGGGCTTCACCGCGATACAGGTGGGCAGCGTGCGGCGCGTCGTCTGTGGCGCACCCGCGTATTTCTCGCGCCACGGCACGCCCGCCACGCCGGCGGACCTGAAGGACCACCGCCTGATCGCCCCGACCGGCGCATGGGCCTCATCGGAGTGGCGCTTCGCGGGCAATCAGCGGATCACCACCGATCCCTGGCTGCAATGCAACACCAACGACGTCGCCATCGCCACGGCGCTGGCGGGTGCCGGGCTGACGCGCGTGCTGCATTACCAGATCGGCCCCGCCCTGCAGGCCGGCCAGTTGCAGATCGTGCTGGCCGGGTTCGAGGAGCCTGCCCTGCCCATCCACGTGCTGTATCCGGAGGGCCGCCGCGCATCGGCCAAGGTGAAGGCGTTCGTGGACATGGCGGTGACGCAACTGCGCGCCCACCCGTTGCTGCGCTGA
- a CDS encoding nuclear transport factor 2 family protein: MSRPPLPPFTEQSAIEKVRLAEDGWNSRDPAKVALAYTLDTRWRNRAEFPQGRDEVEAFLTRKWNRELDYRLIKELWAFGGNRIAVRYAYEYHDDSGHWFRAYGNENWEFAEDGLMRVRHSSINEHPITEAERKFRWPLGRRPDDHPGLSHFGF; encoded by the coding sequence ATGTCCCGCCCCCCGCTGCCCCCCTTCACCGAACAGAGCGCCATCGAGAAAGTCCGCCTGGCCGAAGACGGCTGGAACAGCCGTGACCCCGCCAAGGTCGCGCTGGCCTACACCCTGGACACCCGCTGGCGTAACCGGGCCGAGTTCCCGCAAGGACGCGACGAGGTCGAGGCCTTCCTGACGCGCAAGTGGAACCGCGAGCTGGACTACCGCCTCATCAAGGAACTGTGGGCCTTCGGCGGCAACCGCATCGCGGTGCGCTACGCCTACGAGTACCACGACGACAGCGGCCACTGGTTCCGGGCCTATGGCAACGAGAACTGGGAATTCGCCGAGGACGGCCTGATGCGCGTGCGTCACAGCAGCATCAACGAGCACCCCATCACCGAGGCGGAGCGCAAGTTCCGCTGGCCGCTGGGCCGCCGCCCTGACGACCATCCCGGCCTGAGCCACTTCGGCTTCTGA
- a CDS encoding 2Fe-2S iron-sulfur cluster-binding protein, with protein MRDAPNRTRLPTWHEGELALQRHVGVAEKMDGVGKRVVRDHMPDQHRAFYAQLPFLLAGSVDGQGDAWATVLEGQPGFTQSPSPTSLRIDARPAPSDPAGAGMRDGDAIGLLGIELHTRRRNRVNGTLRAAGPGALLFEVDQSFGNCPRYIQLRDFTWSREPGQAHAGSIDTGTALDDGARAMIEAADAFFVASYADREDRQQVDVSHRGGKAGFVRVEADGTLVIPDFNGNLFFNTLGNILLNGKAGLTFIDFRNGDLLQMTGDAEVLLDSPEIAAFQGAERLWTFRPRRVVRRGGALALRWAMQDEAWSPASLMTGDWAQAAQRLRAAELATRWRPYSVTRIVEESATVRSFHLRPADGAGLLPHAAGQHLPIRIALRGADKPVIRTYTLSRPPSDGEYRISVRRAGAVSAHLHDTVRVGDIIEARAPGGAFTLDVAASRPAVLLAGGIGITPLLAMLGHVVYEGLRKQAIRPTTLFYATRDAHDRPFQQELDALVRAGRGAVRVIRVVSRTDGAQAGQDYDATGRIDMALLSQHLAFNDYDFYLCGPPGFSQSLYDGLRHVNVADDRIHAEAFGPAALTRTASAASHSDTPKAVPATQSVPVIFTASLKEARWEPASGSLLDLAEARGLAPEFSCREGSCGTCKTRLLAGAVAYPVPPSAAVAEDEVLICCAVPAHTEGDAPRLQLAL; from the coding sequence ATGCGCGATGCCCCGAACCGGACCCGGCTGCCGACCTGGCACGAAGGCGAGCTCGCCCTGCAACGGCACGTGGGCGTGGCGGAAAAGATGGACGGCGTGGGCAAGCGGGTCGTGCGCGACCACATGCCCGACCAGCACCGCGCGTTCTACGCCCAACTGCCTTTCCTGCTCGCGGGCAGCGTCGATGGCCAGGGTGATGCCTGGGCCACGGTGCTGGAAGGCCAGCCGGGCTTCACGCAATCACCGTCGCCCACGTCACTGCGCATCGACGCGCGGCCGGCCCCCTCGGATCCGGCAGGCGCGGGCATGCGCGACGGCGACGCCATCGGGCTGCTGGGCATCGAACTGCACACGCGCCGGCGCAACCGCGTGAACGGCACGCTGCGCGCGGCCGGCCCCGGCGCCCTGCTGTTCGAGGTCGACCAGAGCTTCGGCAACTGTCCGCGCTATATCCAGTTGCGCGACTTCACCTGGTCGCGCGAGCCAGGCCAGGCGCATGCGGGCAGCATCGACACCGGCACGGCGCTGGACGACGGCGCACGTGCCATGATCGAGGCCGCCGACGCATTCTTCGTCGCGTCCTATGCCGACCGCGAAGACAGGCAGCAGGTGGATGTCTCGCATCGTGGCGGCAAGGCGGGCTTCGTGCGCGTGGAGGCAGACGGCACGCTGGTCATCCCCGACTTCAATGGCAACCTGTTCTTCAACACGCTGGGCAACATCCTGCTGAACGGCAAGGCCGGCCTCACGTTCATCGATTTCCGCAACGGCGACCTGCTGCAGATGACGGGCGATGCCGAGGTGCTGCTGGACTCGCCCGAGATCGCGGCCTTCCAGGGCGCGGAGCGCCTCTGGACCTTCCGCCCTCGCCGCGTCGTGCGGCGCGGCGGCGCACTGGCGCTGCGCTGGGCCATGCAGGACGAGGCCTGGTCGCCCGCCTCGCTGATGACCGGCGACTGGGCGCAGGCCGCCCAACGGCTGCGCGCGGCGGAACTCGCCACGCGCTGGCGCCCGTACTCGGTCACCCGCATCGTCGAGGAAAGCGCCACGGTGCGCTCCTTCCACCTGCGGCCCGCCGACGGCGCCGGCCTGCTGCCCCACGCGGCAGGGCAACACCTGCCCATCCGTATCGCGCTGCGCGGCGCCGACAAGCCCGTCATCCGGACCTACACGCTGTCCCGCCCCCCTTCCGACGGCGAATACCGCATCAGCGTGCGGCGCGCCGGCGCGGTGTCCGCCCACCTGCACGACACGGTACGCGTGGGTGACATCATCGAAGCGCGCGCGCCCGGCGGCGCCTTCACGCTGGACGTCGCGGCGAGCCGGCCCGCAGTGCTGCTGGCCGGCGGCATCGGCATCACGCCCCTGCTCGCGATGCTGGGACACGTGGTCTACGAGGGCCTGCGCAAGCAGGCCATCCGCCCCACCACGCTGTTCTATGCAACGCGCGACGCGCACGACCGTCCCTTCCAGCAGGAACTGGATGCGCTGGTGCGGGCGGGCCGCGGGGCCGTTCGCGTCATCCGCGTCGTGAGCCGGACTGACGGTGCCCAGGCCGGGCAGGACTATGACGCAACGGGCCGCATCGACATGGCGCTGCTCAGCCAGCACCTGGCGTTCAACGACTACGACTTCTACCTGTGCGGGCCCCCCGGTTTCTCGCAATCGCTCTACGACGGGCTGCGCCACGTCAACGTCGCCGACGACCGGATCCATGCCGAGGCCTTCGGGCCCGCGGCGCTGACCCGGACCGCCTCGGCAGCCTCGCACAGCGACACCCCCAAGGCCGTGCCCGCCACGCAATCGGTGCCGGTCATCTTCACGGCTTCCCTGAAGGAAGCGCGCTGGGAGCCGGCATCGGGCAGCCTGCTGGACCTGGCCGAAGCACGCGGCCTGGCGCCCGAATTCAGTTGCCGCGAAGGTTCCTGCGGCACCTGCAAGACCAGGCTGCTGGCAGGCGCCGTGGCGTATCCGGTGCCGCCCTCGGCGGCGGTGGCCGAAGACGAAGTCTTGATCTGCTGCGCGGTCCCCGCGCACACTGAAGGCGATGCCCCGCGCCTCCAGTTGGCACTCTGA
- a CDS encoding glutathione S-transferase family protein: MKLYHHPLSGHAHRAHLFLSLLGLPHELVEVDVKAGAHKQPAFLALNPFGQIPVLDDDGTIVSDSNAILVYLATKHGRTDWLPQDAVQAAAVQRWLSVAAGELAYGACAARLVTVFGATFRPEEVIARAHALLAHLDKHLAARQWLVGEHPTIADVALYSYLANAPEGNVDTAGYPAVLAHLRRIEALPGFVPFAQTPAGLRAAA, encoded by the coding sequence ATGAAGCTCTACCACCACCCGCTGTCCGGCCACGCGCACCGCGCGCATCTGTTCCTGTCGCTGCTCGGCCTGCCCCATGAGCTCGTCGAGGTCGACGTCAAGGCCGGCGCGCACAAGCAGCCCGCGTTTCTGGCGCTCAACCCCTTCGGCCAGATCCCCGTGCTGGACGACGACGGCACGATCGTGTCCGACTCCAACGCCATCCTCGTCTACCTGGCCACCAAGCATGGCCGGACCGACTGGCTGCCCCAGGACGCCGTCCAGGCCGCCGCCGTGCAGCGCTGGCTGTCCGTGGCGGCTGGCGAACTCGCCTATGGCGCCTGCGCCGCCCGCCTGGTCACCGTCTTCGGCGCCACGTTCCGTCCCGAGGAAGTGATCGCCCGGGCGCACGCCTTGCTGGCCCACCTGGACAAGCACCTGGCCGCGCGCCAATGGCTGGTCGGCGAGCACCCCACCATCGCCGACGTCGCCCTCTACAGCTATCTCGCCAACGCGCCCGAAGGCAATGTGGACACCGCCGGCTATCCCGCCGTGCTGGCCCACCTGCGCCGGATCGAGGCCCTGCCCGGCTTCGTCCCCTTCGCCCAGACGCCCGCCGGCCTGCGCGCCGCGGCCTGA